A single genomic interval of Dyella sp. GSA-30 harbors:
- a CDS encoding L-rhamnose mutarotase, translated as MTWHCLALDLRDDPQLIAEYERWHRSDRIWPEVVASIRDAGILDMQIFRTGNRLVMLMRVAPTFDASAKAAADAASERVQAWEALMSTFQQPLPWAAAGQKWVPMQRIFDLAECAD; from the coding sequence ATGACCTGGCACTGCCTGGCGTTGGACTTGCGCGACGATCCACAGCTGATCGCCGAGTACGAACGCTGGCACCGCAGCGATCGTATCTGGCCCGAAGTGGTGGCATCGATTCGCGATGCCGGCATTCTCGATATGCAGATCTTTCGCACCGGCAACCGGCTGGTCATGCTTATGCGCGTGGCCCCAACGTTCGATGCGAGCGCCAAGGCCGCGGCAGATGCTGCCAGCGAACGCGTGCAGGCCTGGGAAGCCCTGATGTCCACGTTCCAGCAACCGTTGCCGTGGGCCGCGGCAGGGCAGAAATGGGTGCCCATGCAACGGATCTTCGATCTGGCCGAATGCGCTGACTGA
- the fucP gene encoding L-fucose:H+ symporter permease: MHPQGSPTQALDASQGRTPWFPLALIVSLFFLWGVANNLNDVLVTQFKKAFTLSDFQAALVQSAFYLGYFVVALPAGIYMRRFGYKSAVVFGLALYGLGALLFWPAAASATYGVFLAALFVIASGLAFLETSANPYVTLLGPASSAAARLNLAQAFNPLGSITGVLIGQHFIFTGVEHSTAELAAMDAATHAAFVKSEAAAVQLPYLVIGISVIAWGILILLTRFPRAAAAASDGGTARHGVLRDLLRDGRFLGAVAAQFFYVGAQVAVFSYMIRYAQSTMPGTADKVAANFVTAGLVCFMIGRFAGAGLMKYVKPARVLAVFALINVLLSVFAAFVPGKSGMYALVASSLFMSVMYPTIFALGVEGRSDDERKFGASLLVMSIIGGAVLTAAMGAASDYAGIAHAMLVPAVCFVAIFLFARQHWSRIGVEATA, encoded by the coding sequence GTGTGGCGAACAACCTCAACGACGTGCTGGTGACGCAGTTCAAGAAGGCGTTTACGTTATCGGACTTTCAGGCGGCGCTGGTACAGAGCGCGTTCTATCTCGGCTATTTCGTTGTCGCGTTGCCTGCGGGCATCTACATGCGCCGGTTCGGCTACAAATCGGCCGTGGTTTTCGGCCTGGCGCTTTATGGTCTGGGTGCGTTGTTGTTCTGGCCTGCTGCAGCGTCGGCCACGTACGGCGTGTTTCTCGCCGCACTGTTCGTCATCGCCTCGGGCCTGGCCTTTCTGGAGACCTCGGCCAACCCTTATGTGACGCTGCTGGGGCCGGCATCGTCGGCCGCGGCGCGGCTGAATCTCGCGCAGGCATTCAATCCCCTGGGATCGATTACCGGCGTGCTGATCGGCCAGCATTTCATTTTCACCGGGGTCGAGCACTCGACGGCGGAGCTGGCGGCGATGGATGCGGCCACCCACGCCGCGTTCGTCAAGAGCGAGGCGGCGGCAGTACAGCTGCCGTACCTGGTAATCGGGATCAGCGTTATCGCATGGGGCATCCTGATCTTGCTGACCCGCTTTCCGCGCGCCGCGGCCGCTGCCAGCGATGGCGGGACGGCCAGGCACGGCGTGCTGAGAGACCTGTTGCGCGATGGCCGTTTTCTGGGAGCCGTTGCCGCGCAGTTTTTCTATGTGGGTGCGCAGGTTGCCGTCTTCAGTTACATGATCCGCTATGCGCAATCGACGATGCCCGGCACGGCCGATAAAGTGGCGGCCAACTTCGTCACCGCCGGGCTGGTCTGTTTCATGATCGGCCGATTTGCCGGCGCGGGTCTTATGAAGTATGTGAAACCGGCACGGGTTCTGGCGGTTTTTGCGCTGATCAACGTGCTGCTGTCCGTTTTTGCCGCTTTTGTACCGGGCAAATCGGGCATGTACGCCTTGGTGGCGTCCAGCCTTTTCATGTCGGTGATGTATCCGACCATTTTTGCGCTGGGTGTCGAGGGACGCAGCGATGACGAGCGCAAGTTCGGCGCGTCGCTGCTGGTGATGTCCATCATCGGCGGCGCCGTGCTGACAGCGGCGATGGGCGCTGCCTCGGACTACGCAGGCATCGCGCATGCGATGCTCGTTCCCGCCGTGTGCTTCGTCGCGATCTTTCTGTTCGCTCGTCAGCATTGGAGCCGGATCGGCGTGGAGGCCACCGCATGA